One genomic window of Peromyscus maniculatus bairdii isolate BWxNUB_F1_BW_parent chromosome 2, HU_Pman_BW_mat_3.1, whole genome shotgun sequence includes the following:
- the Penk gene encoding proenkephalin-A, whose product MARFLRLCTWLLALGSCLLATVQADCSQDCAKCSYRLVRPGDINFLACTLECEGQLPSLKIWETCKDLLQVFKPEFPWDSIDMFKDSGKQDEGHLLAKKYGGFMKRYGGFMKKMDELYPVEPEEEANGGEILAKRYGGFMKKDADEGDTLANSSDLLKELLGTGDNRARESQHQESTDREDDSVSKRYGGFMRGLKRSPQLEDEAKELQKRYGGFMRRVGRPEWWMDYQKRYGGFLKRFAESLPSDEEGESYSKEVPEIEKRYGGFMRF is encoded by the exons ATGGCGCGATTCCTGAGACTTTGCACCTGGCTGCTGGCGCTTGGGTCCTGCCTCCTGGCCACAGTGCAGGCAGATTGCAGCCAGGACTGCGCCAAGTGCAGCTACCGCCTAGTACGCCCCGGAGACATCAACTTCTTG GCTTGCACACTGGAATGTGAAGGACAGCTGCCTTCTCTCAAAATCTGGGAGACCTGCAAGGATCTCCTGCAGGTGTTCAAGCCTGAGTTCCCTTGGGATAGCATCGACATGTTCAAAGACAGCGGCAAACAGGATGAGGGCCACTTGCTGGCCAAGAAGTACGGAGGGTTCATGAAAAGGTATGGGGGGTTCATGAAGAAGATGGATGAGCTTTATCCTGTGGAGCCAGAAGAAGAAGCCAATGGAGGGGAGATCCTTGCCAAGAGGTATGGCGGCTTCATGAAGAAGGATGCAGATGAGGGTGACACCCTGGCCAACTCCTCCGACCTGCTGAAAGAGCTGCTGGGAACAGGAGACAACCGTGCAAGGGAGAGCCAACACCAGGAGAGCACTGACAGGGAGGACGACAGTGTGAGCAAGAGGTACGGGGGCTTCATGAGAGGCCTCAAAAGAAGCCCCCAGCTGGAAGACGAAGCAAAAGAGCTGCAGAAGCGCTACGGGGGCTTCATGAGGAGGGTGGGCCGCCCCGAGTGGTGGATGGACTACCAGAAGAGATACGGGGGCTTCCTGAAGCGCTTCGCTGAGTCTCTGCCCTCCGACGAAGAAGGGGAAAGTTACTCTAAAGAAGTTCCTGAGATAGAAAAAAGATATGGAGGATTTATGCGATTTTAA